tgttttTTGCTGGTTTGACAGACCTTGGCCTCCAAATCTTAACCTAAACTTGCCCTTTActtactttatttgcataacTTTGCAATCGCGTGTGCCTGTTATTAAAATCAACACAAATGATGTGCTATTGAAATGAGACATTTATGCCCCCTAATTAAATGAACACAAATgtgtccttgtttttttctgttttaatccCCGGCATTTGAAAAGCAAATTTCCCGGTAGACAAGCTGtactgcgaagcgagtttagtgggttagcgaggtcAGTTGAGTCTACAGCCAGTCCTACCTGTACTACGAAGGTGGCTCGCGTTTAACACCATGGTGTCATAACCTGGTTATGTctaggaataagcactctgggGCATCAATCAACTGGGGCAAAATACTTCTTTATTCTAACAGAAGGGGGAAAAAACTCATCACAAATCATGTtaacactgccacctagtgtTCAACAATATCGACGACATTCATTAATGAATGCATCACTAACACAAACAACAGCTTatgtgcaaatgtttttttcactagcttttcaaaagtaaacattttttgtgaaatgtCATGTACAAAGAAAGTTCAGAACATTTATATTGAAATTGAAGGCTtttgatatttatatgttggttgaaaatagccctgtgagaaattcatagtaaaattgataaaaaaaaaaaaatcatatcattaaacaatttgACAAGTTCAGACTTCTCATCCAAAAAGAATTCTGGtcagcgccctcatttaaaccatgcaaacttttatatCCCTTTTTCTTAAAAGCATCAGAATCAAGGAACCAGAATCTAAAGGAGGAATTGGAACCGTAACTGTTAAAATTCAAACGGTGCCCAACCCCATCCATAATAATGACTTGCTCCAGTCTTCTTGTGTAAAGTACACCGGCCAGCATTGTCCATTTTTTGAGTGGAAGTAGAATAATGACTTTTATGTGAACGCACACagagcacaaagccgagaaccaGACTTCACAAAGTAAATTGATAACCACTGTCGGAAGTACCCTTTGACTCTGTTTGGagaatttaggttttgttgagctgcatagcGAGCACAAAGCCCGCTGGGTATGTTGAGCCACTGTCGCAGTACAGGCCTCAGTCCCGCTGACACGGAAAGTCACCGTGACGTCGCATCCGGGTGGCTCCACAGACATCCTTTTGTTGACATCatgatgtgacctgcatatgTCACTGCAAGGCCACCACCTTCATCATGATAGTACTGTACTTTATTTGCactttttgtgctgttttgagTATTTTGATTGGCCCTCTTATATGACTGAATCGTAGGGAAGCgccaatcgatcggccaccgatcaaaattgtccaatgtcCGTTAAAGCACGTGATCGCCATATGCCGATAAAACCCGAAGCAACCATGCCGAGTGGGACTTACCTGCCGTTTGTAAGAGTAATGTAAGTTTTACACCCTGCAAAACTTAGcacggggtagcacgttaaaaagctttcatttcagactgcatttgaagaacaaatgcTTGACACTTGGAGAACGGTGAGATTTCCAGGCTCATGGAGTGATCGGTCAAATGGCAGCTGATgtagccaaaacgctggacacTCGCCCGCATGTccatgacagtcagaaggctaaagcaaataacccgaaaaataatttaattcattGGACGAGAAGACCGTCCTTTGTCAGCGGTGGAGGACGCCGGGTTCgctgactgctctctcacttggagcccacctacGTGCTGCCTGGAAGTCCTGCAAGAACGCCACGACTGTACTTGACCTCACTTCCAAAGTCTCCTAAGTATGTCAAATATTTTGATCGTTTTTGTGTAACTGAAGGTGATTTTCATGCTTCTGGGCctcatttatatttaaaaacaaaaacacacacattgggCAACCCCTGgatggcacccctggccaatagcactcatcataaatacattgaaaaatgtacacttaatcaaTGTAATCAGTGTctgtatcggccaatttcattCATTGATGATCGTGTCGGAAtcggcagctgatcggagcatccctactaaatAGTGTTACCAAATTATTAGAGTGACCACTGCACTTAGGATGAATGACaacagcctatttttggagcAAAAAAGCatgtaacatttattattttttacctaaaaTCTGCACATTTTCAGACAGGAATGCTGAATGGGGAATGTGCGGGCATCCGCTATAGGAAGTCATTGAGCAGGTGTGCCACAGCCAAAAGTCCTCATCGGTCTTTCCTTCAACTGTGTCTCCACGTGGTGCAGATATCAACCTAAACTCGCCCAACAAGGGTCTGCCCGTGGAAAATTCCGGCGGCCTGTCGGATGTTCCGGTGGAGGGAGCTCTGGGGAACTCGGGCAACCCCCTTCCGCCAGGCCTGACAGAGGAGGAGGCAGAGGAGCTCCGTACTGAGCTGGGCAAGGTGACGCCGACTTGTCCCATGCTGTCATTGGTGTGATTGCACGGTGGccccttttttttgttcttgtttttaatCTGCGGCATTGTggcaggtggaggaggagatcaGCACGCTGCGTCAGGTTCTGTTGGCCAAAGAAAAACATGCCCTGGCGCTCAAGAGAAAACTGGGCCTCAGCCCGCTCAACGAACTCAAGCAGAATCTCAGCAAGAGCTGGCAGGATGTCCAGACCTCCAACGCGTATGTATTCATGCACGGCGTCATTGGTGAACAGAGCACAGTCCTATGGAACGTGCTGCTGTCTTCATAGGAACCATGCATGACCCCGTGCTACGTACAGTATGTCGCTCATACAAAA
Above is a genomic segment from Dunckerocampus dactyliophorus isolate RoL2022-P2 chromosome 1, RoL_Ddac_1.1, whole genome shotgun sequence containing:
- the tpd52l2b gene encoding tpd52 like 2b isoform X5, whose protein sequence is MDPAGQDINLNSPNKGLPVENSGGLSDVPVEGALGNSGNPLPPGLTEEEAEELRTELGKVEEEISTLRQVLLAKEKHALALKRKLGLSPLNELKQNLSKSWQDVQTSNAYLSASATLDDISHSEAYKKTQETLSQAGQKTTAAITTMSSAISRKLGDMRNSATFKSFEDKVGNLKYKVVGPRGDGSTAGSPTDSTPTQENPPF
- the tpd52l2b gene encoding tpd52 like 2b isoform X6, which translates into the protein MDPAGQDINLNSPNKGLPVENSGGLSDVPVEGALGNSGNPLPPGLTEEEAEELRTELGKVEEEISTLRQVLLAKEKHALALKRKLGLSPLNELKQNLSKSWQDVQTSNAYKKTQETLSQAGQKTTAAITTMSSAISRKLGDMRNSATFKSFEDKVGNLKYKVVGPRGDGSTAGSPTDSTPTQENPPF